The Anabaena sp. PCC 7108 region ACTAGCTTTTTATTGCTAGTTTTGGATTGTGCTAGTGGCAGCTAAATTGGTGATAGAACCAATATGATTTTGCTGAATCATCGCTAATTCAGATTATTAGCCAACCAATAAAGCTCTGCTAAGTGGAAAGTTTATTCACATTGAATTGATGGAGTACAATGATGGCAAATTTACTTGCTAAAGCACTAAAGACTATTAAGTCAATATATCAAAACGTTGAATTTAAACGCTTTTTTGCTGTTGCTTTAGTTGGTTTTTTAGTTCTAGCAACAAACTTAGATTCTAGTATTGAATCTGGACGTAGCAGTAACTCTGTAACCAGAAAACTGGACAAAGTTGTACATCAGGATGATGCTGATAGACCTAAAACTACAGGAGAATGGAATAAAGAAGCTCGTCAAACAGAAAATGATCCTGGTGAAAGAGCTAAAAGAATTGCTAAAGAATCTGGCGAAGCTCTAAAACAATGGAGTTCTGTGTACCCAGACACAGCTAAAAGAAGTGCTAACGACCGCGAAAACAGTAATAAGTATTAGTGCAAAATAAATTGCATATTGAGGAGAGGGAATAGGGAACAATACAGATTCAATCTGTACTGTAGAGACGTTTCATGTAGCGGAAGCTTTCCGCAGGGTAACATCTCTACATTTTCCATATTTTAACTACTCAAAGCCTTGATAAACCGTTGCAAACTTTTAAAGACACTGGGTTTTTTGGCAGGTGTTCCATCTGTGGAGTTTATCGGTTGTCCCTTCATGAGAATCAAATCTAACTCATCACCTGTCGGTCTTTTTGGTAATTCGGCAATTTTTTGATATTCGCCTTCAATTTCTAACCATACTTCCCACTGTCCAGGATAGCTACGCAAAACGGCGCTTTCCTCATCAACAGGGCGGAGGTAATAGCAAGATTCAATGGTGCTGATGAAACGGCGACGGGTTTCCCTAGCTGCGTAACCAATACCGACGACACCCGAATCTTCGAGACGAGGATTTAACATGATGAAGGGGCGCGTACCAATTACTTCACATAGCTTTTCTATTTGCGGTACTTCTACGGAAGTTGGGGCGATAAAGAGGAAAATTTCATCTTCTGGCTGAATTTTGGTTTGTAAAGAAGCAGCCCTACCC contains the following coding sequences:
- a CDS encoding DUF1995 family protein; translation: MPELPKTLEDAIAQSCEAVKSALADGMTRIQVDFLFPELKFMPVAAQFLPVLAEYESRLKVFFADAGAAALARRDWQDVPFKIEDIGTGRAASLQTKIQPEDEIFLFIAPTSVEVPQIEKLCEVIGTRPFIMLNPRLEDSGVVGIGYAARETRRRFISTIESCYYLRPVDEESAVLRSYPGQWEVWLEIEGEYQKIAELPKRPTGDELDLILMKGQPINSTDGTPAKKPSVFKSLQRFIKALSS